One region of Molothrus aeneus isolate 106 chromosome 1, BPBGC_Maene_1.0, whole genome shotgun sequence genomic DNA includes:
- the PDP1 gene encoding pyruvate dehyrogenase phosphatase catalytic subunit 1 isoform X2 translates to MPAPAHLFPLIRNCEISRIGSTACYCHHKHLCCLSSHFAHSHFRYAPQKKFAALYRPKEHFNHFIHARDYASTPQRFYLTPPQVNSILKANEYSFKVPEFDGKNVSSVLGFDSNQLPANAPIEDRRSAATCLQTRGMLLGVFDGHAGCACAQAVSERLFYYIAVSLLPHETLLEIENAVESGRALLPILQWHKHPNDYFSKEASKLYFNSLRTYWQELIDLNSGETTDVREALINAFKRLDNDISLEAQVGDPNSFLNYLVLRVAFSGSTACVAHVDGVDLHVANTGDSRAMLGVQEEDGSWSAVNLSYDHNAQNEHEVERVKMEHPKSEEKSLVKQDRLLGLLMPFRAFGDVKFKWSIELQKRVVESGPDQLNDNEYTKFIPPNYYTPPYLTAEPEVIHHKLRPQDKFLVLATDGLWETMHRQDVARIVGEYLTGVHHQQPIAVGGYKVTLGQMHGLLTERRARISSVFEDQNAATHLIRHAVGNNEFGTVDHERLSKMLSLPEELARMYRDDITIIVVQFNSHVIGAYQNEEL, encoded by the coding sequence ATGCCAGCACCAGCTCATCTGTTCCCATTGATTCGTAACTGTGAGATTAGCAGAATAGGCAGTACTGCGTGTTACTGCCACCATAAACATCTGTGTTGTTTGTCATCTCACTTTGCTCACAGTCACTTCAGATATGCACCACAGAAGAAATTTGCAGCACTTTACAGGCCAAAGGAGCACTTTAATCACTTTATTCACGCAAGGGATTATGCTTCTACGCCGCAGAGGTTTTACCTCACCCCTCCACAGGTCAACAGCATCCTGAAGGCAAATGAATACAGTTTCAAAGTCCCAGAATTTGATGGTAAAAATGTAAGTTCTGTTCTTGGCTTTGACAGCAACCAGTTGCCTGCTAATGCTCCGATAGAGGACCGGAGGAGTGCTGCCACTTGTTTACAGACAAGAGGGATGCTTCTGGGTGTGTTTGATGGCCATGCAGGCTGTGCTTGTGCTCAAGCTGTCAGTGAAAGACTGTTTTACTACATTGCTGTCTCTTTGTTACCTCATGAAACTTTActtgaaatagaaaatgctGTGGAGAGTGGCAGAGCTCTGTTGCCCATTTTACAGTGGCACAAGCATCCCAACGATTATTTTAGCAAAGAGGCTTCCAAGCTTTACTTCAACAGTCTAAGAACTTACTGGCAGGAGCTGATTGATCTCAACAGTGGAGAGACTACTGATGTGAGAGAAGCTTTAATTAATGCCTTTAAGAGGCTTGATAATGATATTTCTTTGGAAGCTCAAGTAGGAGATCCAAATTCTTTTCTCAACTACCTAGTACTGCGAGTAGCATTTTCTGGCTCTACTGCCTGTGTAGCCCATGTGGATGGTGTCGACTTGCACGTTGCTAACACAGGTGACAGCAGAGCCATGCTCGGTGTTCAGGAGGAAGATGGATCTTGGTCTGCAGTTAATTTGTCCTATGACCACAATGCACAAAATGAACATGAAGTGGAACGTGTGAAAATGGAGCATCCAAAGTCTGAAGAGAAAAGTCTTGTGAAACAAGATCGTCTCTTGGGTCTCTTGATGCCTTTCAGAGCTTTTGGTGATGTGAAGTTTAAATGGAGTATTGAACTGCAGAAGAGAGTAGTGGAATCAGGCCCAGATCAGCTGAATGACAATGAATATACAAAGTTTATTCCTCCAAACTATTACACTCCCCCATACCTCACAGCTGAACCAGAAGTCATACATCACAAGTTACGGCCACAGGATAAATTCCTGGTTTTGGCCACAGATGGGCTGTGGGAGACAATGCACAGGCAAGATGTGGCTAGAATTGTGGGGGAGTACCTCACTGGTGTTCACCACCAACAGCCAATAGCTGTTGGTGGCTATAAGGTAACTTTGGGACAGATGCATGGTCTGTTAACAGAAAGGAGAGCAAGAATCTCTTCAGTATTCGAAGATCAGAATGCAGCAACTCACCTGATACGTCATGCAGTGGGTAACAATGAGTTTGGAACTGTGGATCATGAGCGACTGTCCAAGATGCTGAGTCTTCCAGAAGAGCTGGCTCGAATGTATAGAGATGACATTACAATTATTGTGGTTCAGTTCAATTCACATGTCATAGGCGCATATCAAAATGAGGAATTGTGA
- the PDP1 gene encoding pyruvate dehyrogenase phosphatase catalytic subunit 1 isoform X1: MLAASCCDRRMCVCPGPRRIAIPVRSSRLPLLSDAMPAPAHLFPLIRNCEISRIGSTACYCHHKHLCCLSSHFAHSHFRYAPQKKFAALYRPKEHFNHFIHARDYASTPQRFYLTPPQVNSILKANEYSFKVPEFDGKNVSSVLGFDSNQLPANAPIEDRRSAATCLQTRGMLLGVFDGHAGCACAQAVSERLFYYIAVSLLPHETLLEIENAVESGRALLPILQWHKHPNDYFSKEASKLYFNSLRTYWQELIDLNSGETTDVREALINAFKRLDNDISLEAQVGDPNSFLNYLVLRVAFSGSTACVAHVDGVDLHVANTGDSRAMLGVQEEDGSWSAVNLSYDHNAQNEHEVERVKMEHPKSEEKSLVKQDRLLGLLMPFRAFGDVKFKWSIELQKRVVESGPDQLNDNEYTKFIPPNYYTPPYLTAEPEVIHHKLRPQDKFLVLATDGLWETMHRQDVARIVGEYLTGVHHQQPIAVGGYKVTLGQMHGLLTERRARISSVFEDQNAATHLIRHAVGNNEFGTVDHERLSKMLSLPEELARMYRDDITIIVVQFNSHVIGAYQNEEL, encoded by the exons ATGTTGGCGGCTTCATGTTGTGACAGGAGAATGTGTGTATGTCCTGGGCCCAGGCGGATCG CAATTCCAGTCCGGAGCTCCAGGCTGCCATTGTTGTCTGATGCCATGCCAGCACCAGCTCATCTGTTCCCATTGATTCGTAACTGTGAGATTAGCAGAATAGGCAGTACTGCGTGTTACTGCCACCATAAACATCTGTGTTGTTTGTCATCTCACTTTGCTCACAGTCACTTCAGATATGCACCACAGAAGAAATTTGCAGCACTTTACAGGCCAAAGGAGCACTTTAATCACTTTATTCACGCAAGGGATTATGCTTCTACGCCGCAGAGGTTTTACCTCACCCCTCCACAGGTCAACAGCATCCTGAAGGCAAATGAATACAGTTTCAAAGTCCCAGAATTTGATGGTAAAAATGTAAGTTCTGTTCTTGGCTTTGACAGCAACCAGTTGCCTGCTAATGCTCCGATAGAGGACCGGAGGAGTGCTGCCACTTGTTTACAGACAAGAGGGATGCTTCTGGGTGTGTTTGATGGCCATGCAGGCTGTGCTTGTGCTCAAGCTGTCAGTGAAAGACTGTTTTACTACATTGCTGTCTCTTTGTTACCTCATGAAACTTTActtgaaatagaaaatgctGTGGAGAGTGGCAGAGCTCTGTTGCCCATTTTACAGTGGCACAAGCATCCCAACGATTATTTTAGCAAAGAGGCTTCCAAGCTTTACTTCAACAGTCTAAGAACTTACTGGCAGGAGCTGATTGATCTCAACAGTGGAGAGACTACTGATGTGAGAGAAGCTTTAATTAATGCCTTTAAGAGGCTTGATAATGATATTTCTTTGGAAGCTCAAGTAGGAGATCCAAATTCTTTTCTCAACTACCTAGTACTGCGAGTAGCATTTTCTGGCTCTACTGCCTGTGTAGCCCATGTGGATGGTGTCGACTTGCACGTTGCTAACACAGGTGACAGCAGAGCCATGCTCGGTGTTCAGGAGGAAGATGGATCTTGGTCTGCAGTTAATTTGTCCTATGACCACAATGCACAAAATGAACATGAAGTGGAACGTGTGAAAATGGAGCATCCAAAGTCTGAAGAGAAAAGTCTTGTGAAACAAGATCGTCTCTTGGGTCTCTTGATGCCTTTCAGAGCTTTTGGTGATGTGAAGTTTAAATGGAGTATTGAACTGCAGAAGAGAGTAGTGGAATCAGGCCCAGATCAGCTGAATGACAATGAATATACAAAGTTTATTCCTCCAAACTATTACACTCCCCCATACCTCACAGCTGAACCAGAAGTCATACATCACAAGTTACGGCCACAGGATAAATTCCTGGTTTTGGCCACAGATGGGCTGTGGGAGACAATGCACAGGCAAGATGTGGCTAGAATTGTGGGGGAGTACCTCACTGGTGTTCACCACCAACAGCCAATAGCTGTTGGTGGCTATAAGGTAACTTTGGGACAGATGCATGGTCTGTTAACAGAAAGGAGAGCAAGAATCTCTTCAGTATTCGAAGATCAGAATGCAGCAACTCACCTGATACGTCATGCAGTGGGTAACAATGAGTTTGGAACTGTGGATCATGAGCGACTGTCCAAGATGCTGAGTCTTCCAGAAGAGCTGGCTCGAATGTATAGAGATGACATTACAATTATTGTGGTTCAGTTCAATTCACATGTCATAGGCGCATATCAAAATGAGGAATTGTGA